TTCCAACTGTTCTACAAACATTTCCATCGTCAAAGTGTCGACTGACAACCTCAACTAACGTTACCCaaaaacacagtttatttatttcattgtctttaTCGTTGTCCATGTTGCACCTGGTTTAGCACAAGGCTTTAAACCAGAGGGCGGGGGGGTAgccacagtgaggaggagggaaggtcCAATCAGATGAAGACGTGAAGGTTTATTAAACAGAGCAGAACCATCTGAGGCAGAGGAGCTGTTTCTAACTTTCATCTTTTTTGGATGTTTAAATTTCTTTGTCTGAATAGAACGAAAGTTTCTTTAGTAAATATGTACAATCATTCCTTTTGTGATTGTCTGAGTTTATGAAATCTTTATTAACGTAATGATCATTTTAAGCCAAATATAAGAAAATCAGTCTAACCAGGTTCATTAACTAAATCGACTGAAAACTGGATTCGTTCTAATTCAATGAATGAAGGTCTCCTGTTGGTCGAAGCTGAGAAACGATGAAGCTCCTGATGAGTGAGATGGTTACGGCCGGGACtcggtaaaaaaaacactccaaTACTTTAcgtatgtatttatttgctcACCACAGTGAAGCCACTTCCAGTGAGGTTTGTAGAACGTCTCGAGACAGGAAACTGCTTCAGGTTCAGACTCAACCTGCCGAGACGCATCACCAGGAAtctttaaatctgatttatttctttatctctaaacagaaaaacactgatTCATCCTCCACATTAGACACGTGTTCAACGTTTATActcaacatttcattttacacaaacagatCTTTAACAGATGCATAAACTACATTTTTAACTAAAGGTCCAAACATTTCTAATGAGATTAAAATGCAaatcttttcttatttcttttataTCAGCATATTAAAGGATTTTAATCACAAAAAAATCCTACGACAGAACTTTAGGCAGATCAACACCAACAAAACTATTTATCTTAAGGTTTAGAGTATTATGTTTTATCAGTAGCACGACAAAATGTCTGTGTTATACAGGAGGTTCACTTTGTGGAAAACAGATGTTTTCTAGGAATGTGACGGAGAAGATGCAGATTTCCTGACGTAACGTTTTCAACTAAACCCCGCCCCCAAACTGTCACTCTCCAATCACAGCTTAGCACCTGTTACCAGTGACTGTTAGCAGGCCGGCTAACTAGCAGCAGCAACttgtttatagtttttaaaGTTCCCGTTAGAAAAAGTCTGGTTGTGGGAACCAGAACCAAGAAGTTAAACCCAGAGTCGACTTTGTCTTCACTGTTCAAACGTTTATTACTTTTGCTGCTTTGTTTCTTATTTGTCTGTATTTCTGTTtgacatttgtaaataattgttcctttactgtatatttgtatCTTTGTATTGTATTCAGGAGATCGTTAGAGCTCTGTCGCTCTCAGTGGCTTTCCCTCTGTATAAATAAAGGTTTCAATGAATCAATAATACATTGGCACATAACATTTCTTCaactaaaataattttaacatttcttttaCAGGACtattacaaaaaactaaatgatgaCACGTATGTAGCCATGGTAACCAGTACAGATGTAGTGAGATGTAAAGTTACCGAGGGGGCGGGGCTTATCCACAACGGGAGGCTACAGCTCCTCCTACTGGTTAGAGTAGTAAAATAttcttatttcaaaataggACCGTGAATGAACTCCTCCTGTTGTGATTGGTAGATCATGATTATGGCACAAAGTCATCCAATCAGAGCTGAGTATCACCCCTGATCAAAACATCATTAACTGcaaaagatatttttcaaaatatatttcgCTGGACCCTGTTATTATTTCTGTCATCAGGAGCGCtcccattaaaatgtgttaattacAACGTGGCTCTACAGACCAGAGCAGGACGGCGGCCCCGCCCCCTCACAGCTGGAGGCCCCCGAGACACATGTACTTCACGTCTAAGTACTCCTCGATGCCGTACTTGGAGCCCTCGCGGCCCAAACCGGACTGTTTGACCCCCCCGAAGGTTGCCTCCGGGGTGGACATCAGGCCCTCGTTCACTCCCACCAGCCCCACCTCCAACGCCTCGGCCACCCGCCAGATCTGACTGATGTCCTGCGAGTAGAAATAacctgaggagaaaagagaagtcTTGAGACCTTGAAGAAGCAAAGTGTCTGGTTCCATCAGAGTAACTCATTGTCATCTTCTGTAGTTCTTCacgacaggagggaggagggaggacctCACCTGCCAGTCCAACGTTAGACGCGTTGGCGATGGCCAGAGCCTCGTCCTCGGTATCGAACCTgtgaaacagaaacaggttCTGATAcgaacacaaacagctgcagcagagtttCTCCCCCTGCTTCAGGTTTTAATACAGAACAGACTTTATAACGTTTAGTTTTTCATTCCCCTACACCAACCAGTTCAGCttcaggtcactgtgacctttgatccTAAGacctaatcagttcatctttcagTCAGAGTTAATGTTTGTACAAAACATGAACGCTGGAGCAGAGGAATAGAAATCCTGTTGCTCCTGTTTAAAATTATAACACTCAAACGTCCTCTTGGTATTTTAATGTAGCAACAACTTTAGTTTGTGATGATTCTTCACGGACTAACAAATAAAACTACATGAAAGCAGAAGAACTTTTAAGAACGAGTGAAGATCGGATTCAGTCTGAGGATTTCTGTTTTGTAGAAGCATCAACAGATGAGATAAGAGGAAATGAATTGAGCTGATCTTTAATATTCCAAATCCGTGGAGGTTCTCAGCAACGAGCTCATTGGTTCCAGGTTTTgtgatttttaaaaagctcaTTAATTAAATgagtgaaaataaagaaaaggacTTTAACAGGAGAGAAGATGTGACTCCTGGTGAGTCTGGACTCTGTGACGGACCTGATGACCGGCAGCAGCGGGCCGAACGTCTCCTCTCTGGTGCAGAGCATGTCGGTGGTGACGTCGGCGAGCAGAGTCGGCTCCATGAAGGACCCGTCCAGACGCTTCCCCCCCTTCAGCACCTTCGCTCCCAGGGACACGGCATCAGATATCTGCTGGACCACCTGGGGGACAGAGGACGGGTCAGACGTCACCAGGACACAAACCAACTCCCCGAGCAGAACCGGATCTGTAccttctctgcagctctggggTTGATGAGCGGCCCCTGGGTGGTGTCGGGCTCCGAGCCGTGACCCAGACGCAGCTCGGCGTCCATCGCTCGGCCCAGTTTCTCCATGAAGCGGTCGTAGACGCCGCTCTGGACCAGGAACCGGTTTGAGCACACACACGTCTGCAGGGAGGAGACCATCAGTCAGGGAACCTGTTCACCTCACGTGTTGCTTTGCAGTTTTAATACCTGTCCGGAGTTCCTGAACTTGGAGGCCATGGCTCCGCCCACTGCCCTGTCCACGTCGGCGCTGTCGAACACGATGAAAGGGGCGTGGCCACCCAGCTCCATGGACGTCTTCTTCACTGTGTCTGCAGCCATTTTCAGCAACACCTGAGAAGAGATGACTTTAGATTGTAATTACACTATCTATTATTTATGTGTTCATGAACCGTGGTGACCACATTAAACAACCAAACACCAGAACAGAGAAGTTTTACTTTGCCGGTGGCTGTGGAGCCGGTGAAGGAGATCTTGGCCACCAGGGGGTcggtgcagagaacctccccgACCGCCGGGGTCCTCTCTCTGGAACAAGGCACCACGTTGAACACACCCGCCGGGATCCCCGCCTGCTCCGccagctacacaacacacacacacacacacacacacagttgttagTTTACGTAAAATAACGAACATTAAATAGCAAAACTTTTCCTATCGGAGGTAAAAGACTCAAAATGATTCCatgtgttgttgatgttaagttttaaattcatctttgttattttgcttttgAAGAAAATGACGTGATCTTTTAAATCACGTTAAGATTTAAACTGGTGTCACGATGAGATATAAGTGGAAGAGTTTATTAAAGATCGATTGTGTTATTATTGCACCGACCTCGGCCAGAGCGAGCGCCGACAGGGGCGTGTCCTCCGCCGGTTTGACCACCACCGTGCAGCCGGCGGCAAGAGCAGCTCCCACCTTCCTGGTGATCATGGCGCTGGGGAAGTTCCACTGGGAAACAACACGACAGTTACCAAACTTAACTTCTTTCCAATCAGTCGTTTTTACATGAATAGTTTTCAGCTGTTTTCAACCCGGTTTCTggtcttgacctttgacctctgaaatctCATTATCTCAGTTCCACGTGAACATTGGAAACAAAGTTGAAGGACGATCTTGAGGCGCGACCACAAAGCAAAGAAGTGACTGTTTGTGTCAGACATCATGTCCAAAGTGactcacaggaagtgactcacaggaagtgactcaACCCCGAGGAACGAACCAGAACAACCAGAATCAATTAAGTATAATTTCtagaaaaaataaagcaaaaatacaaagtgctataagtaagggACAAGTGCTACTAACTTGTTAGTTTCATAAGTTGTtagtatttgttatttatttatattcaaggTAGAGTCGGAAcaggtttttagtttgcggcagaagatgtgtaaaccttctgatgtcgatggggagccaGTTAACCACAACATGAggtcaccttgacct
The DNA window shown above is from Platichthys flesus chromosome 11, fPlaFle2.1, whole genome shotgun sequence and carries:
- the aldh5a1 gene encoding succinate-semialdehyde dehydrogenase, mitochondrial, producing the protein MFAVFVPTTRCFLRRVLPGPPAAMHRLYSLDVTAPLLRKQGYVDGRWISAASVFPVLDPATGQEIARVADCGPAEAKQAVDAAYTAFDGWRRHTAKERSILLRKWFDLMTLHKQDLAKLITFECGKPMAESLGEVAYSASFLEWFSEEARRVYGDIVSSPAKDRKLFLLKQPVGVCSIITPWNFPSAMITRKVGAALAAGCTVVVKPAEDTPLSALALAELAEQAGIPAGVFNVVPCSRERTPAVGEVLCTDPLVAKISFTGSTATGKVLLKMAADTVKKTSMELGGHAPFIVFDSADVDRAVGGAMASKFRNSGQTCVCSNRFLVQSGVYDRFMEKLGRAMDAELRLGHGSEPDTTQGPLINPRAAEKVVQQISDAVSLGAKVLKGGKRLDGSFMEPTLLADVTTDMLCTREETFGPLLPVIRFDTEDEALAIANASNVGLAGYFYSQDISQIWRVAEALEVGLVGVNEGLMSTPEATFGGVKQSGLGREGSKYGIEEYLDVKYMCLGGLQL